The following nucleotide sequence is from Candidatus Aegiribacteria sp..
GCCGTATACGAGCAGGACTTTTCAAAACATGCTCCCAACAGAACAGTACCGAGAATAAGGTCTGTATGGAACAGCCTTCCGGCGCAGCTGGCCAGAAAGAACAGGAAATTCGTTTACGGACTTGCCAGGAAAGGTGCTCGCGCTAGGGAATACGAACTGGCAATTCAGTGGCTTCTTGATTGCGGGCTGGTACACAGAGTGGACAGAGTTACCAGGCCGGGAATACCTCTTCCGGCTTACCGTGACAGTTCTGCGTTCAAGCTTTATGCGCCGGATGTCGGGCTGCTCTGTGCAATGAGCGATATTGATGTCAGAACAGTTCTACAGGGCAACAAACTGTTCAAAGAGTTCAAGGGTGCCTTAACTGAGCAGTTTGTTCTGCAACAGCTGATAGCCCATTGCGGAATTAACCCGTTCTACTGGAGTGCAGATAAGTCCAGTGGTGAAGTTGACTTTGTTATGCAGATTGACGGGATGGTTCTTCCTCTGGAGGTAAAAGCAGCAGAGAACCTGCAGTCAAAAAGTTTGAGGAGTTACTATAAACGCTACGCCCCTAAGAAAGCTTTTCGCACCTCTCTCTCCGGCTATCGGGAGGAGGAGTGGCTTATTAATCTTCCCCTTTACTCCGTGCACTCTATCGGGAAGCTGGCCCGGCGTTTCCGCTGATCCGTGGTTGTGTGAGTCCGCAACAACGTAAAGGCAGCTGCAACTGATTGATTTATCGAAGGTACTTATTCGGATCTATCAGAAAATCCGGTATGTAGACCTGGTTAATGCCTGTTCTGGAGGGAATGGTCCTGTCCATCGAGAGAACCATCTTGGGATAGTTGTCCGGAATTGCCTGGAGAGCTGAGAACTCCCTCTCTACCGTTTCAGGAGAAGCCAGCAGGTATGCGACTTGCAGGTAGAAGATGTTTCCATCCTTTTCCGCCACGAAATCCACTTCCCTGCCGGTCAGGCTGCCAATAAAGACGGTGAAATTTCTTCTGAGAAGCTCCATATAAACGAGATTTTCAAGGAATCCCGATATGGCTCCCCCGCGATAACCAAAGACGGCATGTCTGAAAGACAGGTCGTTCAGGTAGGCTTTTCCAGTGTAGGCCAGCTGCCGTTTTCCCCGCAGATCGAATCTCTTCACATGATGCAGCGCAAAGGCATTCACCAGGAAACTGATATACTCTATTACAGTTGCCGCAGTGGTCTTTCTGCCTGAAGATGTCAGATAATCGGCTATACTCTTCCCCGAATAAAGGGAGCCTATATTATCCGCGAGGAAATCAAGAACGGATTCAAGAAGAACAGCGTTCCTCACACCGTTCCTTATAATCACATCATTAAGAATCACTGTGTCCTGGACTGATTTCAGGTACTGATATATAACTTCTTCTTTCAGCTCCATTGAATGTATACCCGGCATGCCACCGAATCTCAGATATTCCTGAAACACGTCCTCCAGATGTCCTGCGTCATCTCCCCGGAATTGAATGTATTCTGCCAGACCCAGAGGGTAAATCCTGAGCTGAATGTATCTGCCTGAAATCTTTGAGGCCAGATCAGAAGTAAGCATACCGGCGTTTGAGCCTGACAGGTAAATATCCATTCCGCCTTCCGCCAGGAGGGAAGCAGCCAATTCTTCCCATTTCTCAATATCCTGAACCTCATCAATTATTACAGCGGAAGGATCAAGTTTTATTATGTGCTCATGAAGAACTCCCGAATCTCTGAATCGATGGTTCTCCATGAGTTCCATATTGATAAGAAGCGGGTTTTCATTCCTGTCCACCAGTGTATCGAATACCTGCCGCAGAAATACACTCTTCCCGGTACGGCGCATTCCTGTGATAACCTTGATGAGAGGAGCTCCGATGAAAGGCTCCAGTCTATCCTGATACATTTTTCTTTTATGATATAAGATGTTTAATCCTTTCGCCTATCTTATTCTATAAAAGAATATTTTTGAAGTCAATATTATACCATTGATCTTCATTTCCTGTCGGGGTACTGAGGTGGAGATTCTCCCTTTCTCTCTATGACTTCGGGCAAATCTTTAAGGGTCTGGTCACCTCTAATGGCGATTTTACGGTAAATAGATCTGTCATACATCAGTGAGATTTTTATCACAGATATCCTGTTATCCGAATTTGATTATCCTCCTGTTTCTCCTGTTACTGTTTTTTTTACTGTGTTGCGGATTGTATTCCCAGAAAACCGAACAGGTTGTATTGAAGAATCGATCAGGTTTTCTTTAACGCTTGCCGCGGCTGTATCCTCTACTGCGAGAGCGAGTACCCTTGCTCCGGCTCGTTCTGTTTCCATTACCGCGACCGAAATTCTTCGGAGCCGGCAGGTTGGACCGGAATGCTTCGTGGCAATGATAGGCATGCTCCATCTCGG
It contains:
- a CDS encoding ATP-binding protein, yielding MYRRAIEELKSWKECSDRKPLIIRGARQTGKTWLMKEFGRSYYERVAYINFENNPRMEILFQEDFDIDRLLLGLQAESGCVIVPGETLLLFDEVQEVPEALTSLKYFRENAPGYHVLAAGSLLGIALHPDTSFPVGKVGFLDLFPLSFSEFLIATDNKPLHEMIEKLDFGMLKVFATKLTELLRQYYFVGGMPEVVKNFLEERDYAVVRNIQKQLLAVYEQDFSKHAPNRTVPRIRSVWNSLPAQLARKNRKFVYGLARKGARAREYELAIQWLLDCGLVHRVDRVTRPGIPLPAYRDSSAFKLYAPDVGLLCAMSDIDVRTVLQGNKLFKEFKGALTEQFVLQQLIAHCGINPFYWSADKSSGEVDFVMQIDGMVLPLEVKAAENLQSKSLRSYYKRYAPKKAFRTSLSGYREEEWLINLPLYSVHSIGKLARRFR
- a CDS encoding ATP-binding protein; this encodes MYQDRLEPFIGAPLIKVITGMRRTGKSVFLRQVFDTLVDRNENPLLINMELMENHRFRDSGVLHEHIIKLDPSAVIIDEVQDIEKWEELAASLLAEGGMDIYLSGSNAGMLTSDLASKISGRYIQLRIYPLGLAEYIQFRGDDAGHLEDVFQEYLRFGGMPGIHSMELKEEVIYQYLKSVQDTVILNDVIIRNGVRNAVLLESVLDFLADNIGSLYSGKSIADYLTSSGRKTTAATVIEYISFLVNAFALHHVKRFDLRGKRQLAYTGKAYLNDLSFRHAVFGYRGGAISGFLENLVYMELLRRNFTVFIGSLTGREVDFVAEKDGNIFYLQVAYLLASPETVEREFSALQAIPDNYPKMVLSMDRTIPSRTGINQVYIPDFLIDPNKYLR